From Corallococcus soli, a single genomic window includes:
- a CDS encoding GMC oxidoreductase, translated as MKVSKTVYDAVVVGSGACGGWAAKQLTEAGLRVLVLEAGRSAQADKVMHVVHRLRQKLGYRVETDANRKGRQSIQATSFAWPFHPHAFVDDVDNPYTTPDDAPFAWIRARQVGGRTGVRSHGRQFYRLSDFNFHAGSLDGLSPDWPLSLADLAPSYEVVERWMGLYGNSDGVDTLPDSVFAGPAPLSPGEVRLREKVKERWPDRHVVARRTSNAPVTLPAAQKTGRMTLRSNAIASHVMHDPTTGKATGVSFIDANTGTSEEVHAKVVVVAAGTIESTRLLLHSRNRAFPDGLANSSGLLGRHLMDHIYLRGIEARMNLPAHLQQKAHGWAYIPQFRNVSERHPDFARGYGIQVFTFDDQVHMVPFGEMLPRAENRVTLSGTVKDRWGIPAAHIECRHSANELKMTEDAVTSALEMLEASGCTVEQVNRTLSQPGMAIHEVGTARMGKDPKTSVLNPFNQSWDVPNLFVTDGACFPSQGPQNPTLTMMALTVRACAHLVGELKAGRL; from the coding sequence ATGAAGGTGTCAAAGACGGTCTACGACGCGGTGGTGGTGGGTTCGGGAGCCTGTGGAGGCTGGGCCGCCAAGCAGCTCACGGAGGCGGGCCTTCGGGTGCTGGTGCTCGAAGCGGGCCGGAGCGCGCAGGCAGACAAGGTGATGCACGTGGTGCACCGGCTGCGGCAGAAGCTGGGCTACCGCGTGGAGACGGACGCGAACCGCAAGGGGCGCCAGTCCATCCAGGCGACGAGCTTCGCCTGGCCCTTCCACCCGCACGCCTTCGTGGACGACGTGGACAATCCCTACACCACGCCGGACGACGCGCCGTTCGCGTGGATCCGCGCGCGGCAGGTGGGCGGGCGGACCGGCGTGAGGAGCCACGGCCGCCAGTTCTACCGGCTGTCTGACTTCAACTTCCACGCGGGCAGCCTGGACGGGCTCAGCCCGGACTGGCCGCTGTCGCTCGCGGACCTGGCGCCCTCGTATGAAGTCGTCGAGCGGTGGATGGGTTTGTACGGCAACTCGGACGGCGTGGACACGCTGCCGGACTCCGTCTTCGCGGGGCCCGCGCCGCTGTCGCCCGGTGAGGTCCGGCTGCGCGAGAAGGTGAAGGAGCGCTGGCCCGACCGTCACGTCGTCGCCCGGCGGACCTCCAACGCCCCGGTGACGCTGCCGGCGGCGCAGAAGACGGGGCGGATGACGCTGCGCTCGAACGCCATCGCCAGCCACGTGATGCACGACCCCACCACCGGCAAGGCGACGGGCGTGTCCTTCATCGACGCGAACACCGGCACGTCGGAGGAGGTGCACGCGAAGGTGGTGGTGGTGGCGGCGGGCACCATTGAATCCACGCGGTTGCTGTTGCACTCGCGCAACCGGGCGTTCCCGGACGGGCTGGCGAACAGCTCCGGGCTGCTGGGCCGCCACCTGATGGACCACATCTACCTGCGCGGCATCGAGGCGCGGATGAACCTGCCCGCGCACCTCCAGCAGAAGGCGCACGGCTGGGCGTACATCCCCCAGTTCCGCAACGTCTCCGAGCGCCACCCGGACTTCGCGCGGGGCTATGGCATCCAGGTCTTCACCTTCGACGACCAGGTGCACATGGTGCCCTTCGGCGAAATGCTCCCGCGCGCGGAGAACCGCGTCACGCTGAGCGGCACGGTGAAGGACCGCTGGGGCATCCCCGCGGCGCACATCGAGTGCCGGCACTCCGCCAACGAGCTGAAGATGACGGAGGACGCGGTCACCTCCGCCCTGGAGATGCTGGAGGCGTCCGGCTGCACGGTGGAGCAGGTCAACCGGACGCTGTCCCAGCCGGGCATGGCCATCCACGAGGTGGGCACCGCGCGGATGGGCAAGGACCCGAAGACGTCCGTGCTCAACCCCTTCAACCAGAGCTGGGACGTCCCCAACCTCTTCGTCACGGACGGCGCCTGCTTCCCCTCCCAGGGCCCGCAGAACCCCACCCTGACGATGATGGCGCTCACCGTGCGGGCCTGCGCCCACCTGGTGGGCGAGCTCAAGGCCGGCCGCCTCTAA
- a CDS encoding TetR/AcrR family transcriptional regulator, whose amino-acid sequence MSRPQRVLDSQIDEAARAVFLEQGPAAPLHDIAKRLGISQAALLHRVGTKDALMLRALRPVPPSAVALLAPGTREDASVEDQLLEALLHHRDFLRQLVPCLFVLHYSMLGGARATQTDTPPPVALREALTTWLSRVKRAGLAEVAAPKVVAEALCGALEARCFNAHVGGATYAPGEDATVLRQLIRVLVVPAEPRPRRAVRPPPKRRSR is encoded by the coding sequence ATGTCCCGTCCCCAGCGCGTCCTCGATTCGCAGATTGATGAAGCCGCCCGCGCCGTGTTCCTGGAGCAGGGCCCGGCGGCGCCGCTGCACGACATCGCGAAGCGGCTGGGCATCTCCCAGGCGGCCCTGCTGCACCGGGTGGGCACCAAGGATGCGCTGATGCTCCGAGCGCTCCGGCCGGTGCCGCCCTCCGCCGTGGCGCTGCTGGCGCCGGGCACCCGCGAAGACGCGTCCGTGGAGGACCAGCTCCTGGAGGCGCTGCTGCACCACCGGGACTTCCTGCGCCAGTTGGTGCCGTGCCTGTTCGTGCTGCACTACTCCATGCTGGGCGGCGCGCGGGCGACGCAGACGGACACGCCTCCTCCCGTGGCGCTGCGTGAGGCGCTGACCACCTGGCTGTCCCGCGTGAAGCGCGCGGGGCTGGCGGAGGTGGCGGCGCCGAAGGTCGTGGCCGAGGCCCTGTGCGGCGCGCTGGAGGCCCGCTGCTTCAACGCCCACGTGGGCGGCGCCACCTATGCCCCGGGCGAGGACGCGACCGTCCTGCGCCAGCTCATCCGCGTGCTCGTCGTCCCGGCGGAGCCCCGGCCCCGCCGCGCCGTCAGACCGCCGCCGAAGAGGAGATCCCGATGA
- a CDS encoding alpha/beta hydrolase: protein MEGVLKRIRWGRLLGVLVVLPCLLVALALFGRAAWRSEQYFHYPKPAAVLPADFPTARDVTLRTEDGVALRGWYVPSRNKAAWVLAHGLSQTRVDMLPEARVLRDAGHGVLLLDLRAHGQSGGETSTWGDQERMDVRAALEFVRTQPDVDPARVGVLGFSIGSAAVAEVAAKDPQVAAVVLLSPFNTLWLAAAYDFRRFGVVTQTGALLPFWRRGIRLEEVRTMDAVERIQPRPLLIVAGTEESGQPLLDELFARVAPYAQTWRIPGASHGDFTATAPQEYPRRLRAFADAALKVGPVAEEAAAVEAPPPVKAPAKTKAPAKKPPRRTKAGAGER, encoded by the coding sequence ATGGAGGGTGTGCTGAAGCGGATTCGGTGGGGGCGGCTGCTGGGCGTGCTGGTGGTGCTGCCGTGCCTGCTGGTGGCGCTTGCCCTCTTCGGCCGGGCGGCGTGGCGCTCCGAGCAGTACTTCCACTACCCGAAGCCGGCGGCGGTGCTGCCCGCGGACTTCCCCACCGCGCGGGACGTGACGCTGCGCACGGAGGACGGGGTGGCGCTGCGCGGCTGGTACGTGCCGTCGCGCAACAAGGCGGCGTGGGTGCTGGCCCATGGCCTTTCCCAGACGCGCGTGGACATGTTGCCGGAGGCGCGGGTGCTGCGCGACGCGGGCCATGGCGTGCTGCTGTTGGACCTGCGCGCGCACGGGCAGAGCGGGGGCGAGACGTCCACCTGGGGCGACCAGGAGCGCATGGATGTGCGCGCGGCGCTGGAGTTCGTGCGGACGCAGCCGGACGTGGACCCGGCCCGGGTGGGGGTGCTGGGGTTCTCCATCGGCTCCGCGGCGGTGGCGGAGGTGGCGGCGAAGGACCCCCAGGTCGCGGCGGTGGTGCTGCTGTCGCCCTTCAACACGCTGTGGCTGGCGGCGGCGTATGACTTCCGCCGCTTCGGCGTGGTGACGCAGACGGGGGCGCTGCTTCCCTTCTGGCGGCGGGGCATCCGGCTGGAGGAGGTGCGGACGATGGATGCGGTGGAGCGCATCCAGCCCCGGCCCCTGCTCATCGTCGCGGGGACGGAGGAGTCCGGGCAGCCGCTGCTGGATGAGCTGTTCGCGCGCGTGGCGCCGTATGCCCAGACGTGGCGCATCCCTGGCGCGTCGCATGGAGACTTCACCGCGACGGCCCCCCAGGAGTATCCGCGACGGCTGCGGGCGTTCGCGGACGCGGCGCTGAAGGTCGGGCCTGTCGCGGAGGAGGCGGCGGCCGTGGAGGCGCCGCCCCCGGTGAAGGCGCCAGCGAAGACGAAGGCTCCCGCGAAGAAGCCCCCGCGCCGGACGAAGGCGGGGGCAGGGGAGCGCTGA